The Leguminivora glycinivorella isolate SPB_JAAS2020 chromosome 1, LegGlyc_1.1, whole genome shotgun sequence genome includes a region encoding these proteins:
- the LOC125229985 gene encoding protein Pixie: MSRNKQHEETDKLTRIAIVNADRCKPKRCRQECKKSCPVVRMGKLCIEVTPNDKIATISEELCIGCGICVKKCPFDAITIINIPSNLEKHTTHRYSKNSFKLHRLPIPRPGEVLGLVGQNGIGKSTALKILAGKQKPNLGRYSDPPDWQEILAHFRGSELQNYFTKILEDDLKALIKPQYVDQIPRAVKGTVGQLLDRKNDMNNIDQICKMLDLSHIRDREIAALSGGELQRFACAMVCIQNGDIFMFDEPSSYLDVKQRLNAARTIRSLIHPDKFIIVVEHDLSVLDYLSDFICCLYGVPGAYGVVTMPFSVREGINIFLDGFVPTENMRFRTESLVFKVAESATEEEIKRMNHYEYPEMSKKMGDFSLRVKPGEFSDSEILVLLGENGTGKTTFIRMLAGNLEPDEGSGTLPQLHISYKPQKISPKSQGIVRSLLHEKIRDAYIHPQFITDVMKPMKIEEIMDQEVQNLSGGELQRVALVLCLGKPADVYLIDEPSAYLDSEQRLVAAKVIKRFILHAKRTGFVVEHDFIMATYLADRVIVFEGTPSSDATAHAPQSLLNGMNKFLELLGITFRRDPNNFRPRINKHSSVKDIEQKRAGQYFFLED, from the exons ATGTCTCGAAATAAACAACATGAAGAGACGGACAAGCTCACTCGTATCGCTATTGTGAACGCCGATCGCTGCAAGCCGAAGCGATGCAGGCAAGAGTGCAAGAAGAGTTGTCCGGTGGTGCGGATGGGCAAGCTTTGCATCGAGGTGACGCCCAACGACAAGATCGCCACCATTTCCGAGGAGCTCTGCATCGGTTGTGGTATTTGTGTCAAG AAATGCCCATTTGATGCAATTACCATCATCAATATCCCATCAAACCTGGAAAAGCATACAACTCATCGCTACTCCAAGAACTCATTCAAGCTACATCGGCTGCCCATTCCTCGTCCTGGTGAAGTACTGGGGCTTGTGGGCCAGAACGGTATTGGCAAGTCTACTGCCCTGAAGATCCTGGCTGGGAAACAGAAGCCCAATTTGGGCCGCTATTCT GATCCCCCGGACTGGCAAGAGATCCTCGCCCATTTCCGCGGCTCTGAGCTGCAGAACTACTTCACCAAGATCTTGGAGGATGACCTGAAGGCCCTGATCAAGCCTCAGTATGTGGACCAGATCCCCAGGGCTGTGAAAGGAACCGTTGGACAACTATTGGATAGGAAAAATGACATGAACAATATTGATCAAATTTGCAAGATGCTTG ATCTCTCCCACATCCGCGACCGCGAGATCGCCGCGCTGTCCGGTGGGGAGCTGCAGCGCTTCGCCTGCGCCATGGTATGCATCCAGAACGGGGACATCTTCATGTTCGACGAGCCGTCCTCCTACCTGGACGTCAAGCAACGTCTCAACGCTGCCCGCACCATTCGCTCGCTCATCCATCCTGATAA attcATCATCGTGGTGGAGCACGACTTGTCAGTGCTGGACTACCTGTCTGACTTTATTTGCTGCCTGTATGGCGTGCCCGGTGCTTATGGTGTTGTGACTATGCCTTTCTCCGTACGAGAAG GTATCAATATATTCCTGGATGGGTTTGTGCCCACTGAAAACATGAGATTCAGGACTGAATCCTTGGTCTTCAAAGTTGCTGAGTCAGCAACTGAAGAAGag ATTAAAAGAATGAACCACTATGAGTATCCGGAAATGTCGAAAAAAATGGGAGATTTCAGTCTTCGTGTGAAGCCTGGCGAGTTCTCAGATTCTGAGATTTTAGTTTTGCTTGGAGAGAACGGAACCGGAAAGACAACATTTATTAGAATGTTGGCTGGCAACTTGGAACCTGATGAAG GTTCGGGCACACTGCCGCAGTTGCACATTAGTTATAAACCACAGAAGATATCTCCCAAGTCACAGGGCATAGTCCGAAGCTTGCTTCATGAAAAAATTAGGGATGCATACATTCATCCCCAG TTCATCACAGACGTAATGAAGCCCATGAAGATCGAGGAGATCATGGACCAGGAGGTACAGAACCTGTCAGGAGGTGAATTGCAGAGAGTGGCGCTGGTGCTATGTTTGGGCAAGCCTGCTGACGTCTACCTCATTGACGAACCCTCTGCATACCTTGACTCTGAACAGCGTTTGGTTGCAGCTAAAGTTATTAAACG GTTCATCCTCCACGCGAAGCGGACAGGGTTCGTGGTGGAGCACGACTTCATCATGGCGACATACCTGGCGGACCGCGTGATCGTGTTCGAGGGCACGCCGTCCTCGGACGCCACGGCGCACGCGCCGCAGTCGCTGCTCAACGGCATGAACAAGTTCCTCGAGCTGCTCGGCATCACCTTCCGGAGGGACCCTAACAACTTCAGGCCTAGGATCAATAAACATTCTTCTGTCAAG GATATAGAACAAAAGCGGGCAGGCCAATACTTCTTCCTGGAGGACTAG